CATCACCGCTTGATTAAAACTATCTGCATTAAATTCATTGATGTCTGAGGGGATTATCGGCTGTTCAACTAGACTTTGGCTACTCACTACCGCACCTCCTGAAATTTTTAATCCTATACTCTATTTAGCAGGTTTTCATCAATATTTCAAAAATTCTTATAGTATGAAGTAGAGGATTTTTTAACTTTTAATTTTGGTTCTTCAGTATCTAATATGCAAAATCTAGACAAAAAATCTCAGAAAGCAGACTGCGTATAAGAAATGAGCCATAATTTTGAATATTATGCCAAAATAATTATCTCTTTCCCCCGTTCCCCGTTCCCTGTTCCCTGTTCCCTCTTATCGACTGATAATTTAGCATCACAAGTACCGAAGAACCTTAATTTTTTACTTTTAATTTTTAATTTTTATTTGCCTGTGTATTCTACCCTAGAACAGAAATATAAGCGGATTCAACAAGAGTTAATGGCTGGGGCTTTAGCTTTAGTCATTGTTTTCTTAATTGGCACTTTCTGGTATTGGTTGGTAGAGGGCTGGTCATGGGAAGATGCGGCTTACATGACAGTCATCACTTTAGCTACTGTCGGATATGGAGAAACTAACCCGCTAGGTAGTCGGGGACGGTTGTTTACTATTGCTTTAATTTTGATGGGTGTAGTCAATATTGGTTACATTGTCAATAGATTTACAGAAGCTATTATTGAAGGCTATTTTCAAGAAGGGATTCGACTCAGACAACAAAGGCGTTTAATGGAATCATTATCAGGACATTATATCATCTGTGGATTTAGTCGGACTGGGCGACAAATTGCGAAGGAGTTTCGGGCTGAGGCTGTATCTTTTGTAGTGATTGATGCTGAGTTTGAATCTGTGCAGAAAGCTGAATCACAAGGTTATACGGCTTATCAGGGTGATGCGACTTTGGATGAAACTTTGTTGAAGGTTGGTATTGAACGCGCAATTTGTATTGTGGCAGCTTTGCCTTCTGATGCGGAAAATTTATATACCGTTTTATCAGCAAAAACACTGAATTCAAATATTCGGGCGATCGCACGGGCAAGTACAGAAGAAGCTTTACAAAAGTTACAACGGGGCGGTGCAGATGCGGTGATTTCTCCTTATATTACTGGGGGTAAACGCATGGCGGCGGCGGCACTCAGACCACAGGTTTTAGACTTTGTGGATGGGATGCTTTCTGGTACAGATCGTCAGTTATATATGGAAGAATTTTTACTAGAACCTGCTTTGTGTCCTTTTGTCGGTCAAAGTTTACAAAAAGCGAAATTGCGATCGCAAACCGGCGCATTAGTTTTAGCTATTCGTCGCTGTGATGGTAATCTCATTGGTGGACCAACTGGAGATACAGTTTTAATGTCAGGAGATACCTTGATTTGTATGGGTACGGCTGAACAATTGCGGAGTTTAAATCAAATTCTTGGTCCAATTAATTCTCAGCAGCTACGAAGACCGAAACAAAGTTGATATTTGGGTAGATTTTCACGATGAGAACAGACATTTTTTCACACCCACCCTGAACAAAATTAAACACCAATTTCCATCCACCCATGCAGAGGAGCGATCGCTTTTGTTACCAACGAAATCATTTCTGGAGGTGCTGCCGAAAGCAAGACGCTGGGATAAACAGCAGTACCCCACTCAGGATGCACCAGCACACAGCATTTATTTTTAATGACTGGATAATCTAATAAAGCTTTAGCAACTGCCGTATCATCATGGGGAACAGGTCCGGGATGGGAAAGTAAAGGATAACCAGTACGGGGATCAATTAAGTCTGTTATATAGCCGCGATCGCGCAAATTAAACGCCACATCACAACCAAACCGCATAAACTTTTCCCGTAACCGTTCCTTTTCCCCCTCTATTTCCGCAGTCATTTCCACCAGTGGATATTTTGATTGTTGTAAGACAACCACCACCCACAGAAATTGTTGCTGTTTCCAATCTGGTAATATCTGTTCGCAGTTGGCACAGATATATTGACTGGGATTATGAATAGAAATTTGCACAGCTTGTCCCGTTTTGCCAACTAAATTAATGGGATAGCCTTGCTGGGAAGTGCAAACACTGGAATAGTTCACCACATTTAATCGGTTTTTGCAAGTTTGTTTTTTATTCCTTGCTTATGATGATAACTCTGAAAACTTCTAAAAAATCATCAATATTTGATTTCAGAGACGTTCCACCGGAACGTCTCTACTCAAAATTATTCAGCAAGATAGTAAAAGTCTCAGAAGTGTTGAGTTGGGTTTCTGACACTAAATCAATTGAGTTTTAAAGCATTGACTGGTACTTCATCCCAAGAATCTACTGTACGTAACTGTGCAACCCAACCATCTGTCTTTTGCTGATCAGTCAAACCTTTTTCAAAGGACTCATGACAATCTTGAGCTTGAGTCTCATCACAACAAGCAATGCAAGCATGAATCATACCCGATGGATCAATTTGCTCATTTACCCAAATAGTCATAGGTGTCCCTCTCTAAATATTTTGCCAAACTTTTGGTTTACTGGTTATTGATTCTTTCACAATAGTTCCAAAAAACATAGACAAATATCTCATGCCTTTCGTTTGCCGGGAATAACCCCGACAGGGCGTTAGCGAAGCTCCTCCGAAGGAGGCACTACAACGCCCTCTATCCCTAGACTAAACGCTGTCGGGACTACTTTACGTAAAATATTCAAACTACCATTGACATCAGCATGAATCAATAAACCATTACCTGCTCTATAGACTATATTAGGACTTAGGCAAGATTGAACTCAAAACCTGATTCTTGCGTAGGGGTAATTCATGAATTACCCCTACTTCCGTTCTGTTTTGCGTAAGTCCTGTATATAAAACAACTGAAAGTAGGGGTTTAGCAATACTAAACACCTCCAAGATACAAGCGATCACTTGACAATCAAGATAGTCGCTACAAAAACTCCTAACCGAACAGTATTGGGTAGAGCCGAGAATCCCTACCCATGGAACGTCTCTATAAGGGTTCTAGGAAACGCACATTTAATTTTCACGCTCTTGTCTATTAAGGTTTTTGGCGTTGCTGAATTAGGATATGAAATTGAAAAATCAATGATTTCAAACTCTTACTCTCTGTGACTGGAGCGCCTCTGCGTGAAACAAAATCATACTCTTAATCAGCAACGCCAGGTTTTTGAGCCGCGATCGCTAATTTTGCTCCCTGCACCTGACGCAAACGATCCATGACTCCCACAACCTGTCCATGCGAAGCGTTCATATCAGCGTTAATAATTACCATCACTTCAGCATTATTACCCTTTAATTTCTGTATTTGTTCTGGTAAAGCATTGAGGGTAACAGCTTCACGGTTTAGACTAATGTTGCCTGTTTGGTCTACAGTTACAGTAATTGGTTTTGTGGCTGCTTGTGATTTTGTTGTTGCGGCTTTGGGTAAATTAACTGGTAATCCTTCCGAGCGAGTTAAAAACAGAGTTGACATAATGAAAAATGTCAAAATCGCAAAGATGACATCGATCATAGGTACAATGTTGATCTGTGCTGGAATATCTGGTTCATCGGGTAGGCGCATAAGCAAGTCAAAATTGGGAATTAATTGGGGATTGATAATCGGGAACGGTTAACCGAAAACAGGCACATATATTAATCAAATAATTTTAACCAATTTAGTGACTAAAAACATGAGAAAAATCTGCTTGTTCATAGCTTCTAGTCTGGACGGATATATTGCTACTAAATCCGGTGATATAGATTGGTTATTTACTGACCAAGATTATGGTTATTCAGAGTTTTTTAACAAAATAGATACATTAATTATGGGGAATAAGACTTATCAGCAAATTCTTGGTTTTGGTGAATATCCCTATCCTGGTAAAGAAGCTTTTGTTTTTTCAAGTACGCAACATGGAGAAAAAGATGATCATGTCACATTTGTAGGGGAAGATTTAAAGAATTTCATCAGCAAGTTATGTCAATCTAGCGGTGGTGATATCTGGCTAGTTGGCGGTTCACAGGTGATAAACTATTTTCTAGAAAACAAGTTTTTGGATGAAATTATTATCGCTATCCACCCAATTCTTTTAGGTGAGGGTATCCCTTTATTTAGCGGCAATAATTCCAAGATTACGCAAAGATTAGATTTAATAGATGTGAAAACCTATTCTTCGGGATTAGTGCAAGTTTATTATTTATTCTGTTAAGTCGTAGATGACTTAACCCCCTAACCCCCTTCCCTACCAGGGAATGGGGGATATAAATAAACATTGATACTTCTAGTGGCATCTTCTAATAAGTCAAGGATTTAAATAGGGCTTGCTGAATAAAACTAAAAGCATCACAGGGAGAAGGTTTCAGCCTTTTTAATTCTCAAAAAGTACCAAATTTTTTGGGGTAAGGACTTCAAAACCGTGCATTTGAGTCTTACTCAAAGGAAAATTTTTCCCTACTAAACACTTGAAACTGTTCCCTGTTCCCTGTTAAGAGTTCCCTGTTAAGAGTTCCCTATCTCCACGACAAGACTTTTTCAGCAAACCCTAAATAATTAATCTCGACAGATTTGATTAACAACAGTCCCATCTTTTGCCACTAACTCTATTAGTAAAGGCATCTGTCCAACTGCGTGGGTAGAACAACTCAAACAAGGGTCAAAAGCCCGAATACCAGCCTCGACACGGTTTAACATTCCTTCTTTAATTTCACTACCTTGGACAAAATGACGGGCAATTTGGGCAACTGTGCGATTCATTGCTAAATTATTTTGACCAGTTGCAATGATTAAATTTACCTTTAACATTAAACCATTTTCATCAACCCGATAATGATGGAATAATGTTCCCCTTGGTGCTTCACTGACACCCACAGCTTCTAATTGGTTAATACCAGCTTCTGCACGGAGACGAATTGATAAAATATCTGGGTCATCCAGTAAAATTTCGATGTGTTCAATACAAGCCAAAATTTCAATTAACCGCGCATAATGATAAAAGAAAGAAGATTTAACAGTACCAGTTCCATAACTGCGAAATTCTTTTAATTCCTTATCCGCTAAAGGTGTACCAATCTGACTGCAAATATTCAATCTTGCTAGAGGTCCAACGCGATACATTCCACTATCTAAACGACAATGGTCGCTAGTATCAGGATAACCTAAAGGACGATAGTAAGGAGATTTCAAGTAAGAATCAGCTTGGACTGCTTCACCGAGAAATTCCTCATAATTAGCAGCATCAAGTTTATCAGCAACAATGTTTCCTGCACTATCGACAAAACGGATATTTCCATCATAAGTTTCCCATAAACCTTCTGATGTGACTAACCCCATAAATAAACTGGGGAAATTACCAAAAGTTTGCGCTTCTTTTTCGTAATTTTTCAACAAACTTTTAAATAAATCTATGGCATTAATAACAGTGGTTCTGGCTTCAGGAATGCGTTTTTGAATGTGAGTGCGATTTTCTTCAGTTAAAGGGTCACTTACTCCACCAGGAACCGCCCAAGAGGGATGGACTTTTTTTCCTCCTAATAATTCAATGATTTCTTGTCCAAATTGCCGTAAACGAATACCACCCCTAGCTAATTCTGGGTCGGATGCTATCAAACCAAAAACATTGCGTTTTGATGGTTCGCTATCCATGCCTAATAATAAATCTGGGGCGCTAAGGTGAAAGAAACTCAAAGCATGAGATTGGACAATTTGCCCTAAATTCATTAGACGACGTAATTTTGTAGCGGTTTTGGGGATAGTTACAGCCAAAATGCGATCGCCTGTTTTTGCTGATGCTAACAAATGACTTACCGGGCAAATACCGCAAATTCTCGCCGTAATGCCTGGCATTTCTGGAAAAGGACGACCAACACAAAACTTTTCAAAACCGCGAAATTCGGTGACATGAAACCGCGCATCATTTACTTGACCGTCATCGTCTAAATAAATGCTAATTTTCGCGTGTCCTTCAATGCGAGTAACCGGATCAATAATGATTTTTTTCATAATTAGTCATTAGTCATTAGTTATTAGTTATTAGTCATTAGGGAACAGGGAACAGGGAACAGGGAACAGGGAACAGGAATTAAATAAATTCAAAACTTATTCTCTCTTGCCTTTTGCCTTTTGCCTCCTGCCTCCTGTTCACTGTCATTTAAACATCATAAAGCCTAGCTTCGTCGGCTTCTGGATACTCATCACAGTATTCTTCAAAAGCTGATTTTAGAGGCTTTTCTGCTCGTTGGTGGGCAATTTCTGCCTGTATTTCTTCCACTACATCCCAAGCGGCTGCACATTCTGGGGAATTAATACCTTTGTCTGCACAAACAAGACGAGCTTTTCTAATTTCATCTTGTAATTCTTGTTCTAAAAGAATCGAACGAGGTTTTTCTAAAGAACTGCTTCTAGCTAAGATATCAGTTAGTGAGATTATTCCTAATAATTCACCACTAATTACAGGCGCACGACGCAAATTATGGTCAGCAAATAATCTGGCTACATATTCTAAACCTAGTTCGGGATTAACAACAACACAAGGTTTAGTCATGATCTCATAAACGCGCACTTTATTGGGATCTTTACTGTACGCTATGACTTTATAAACAATGTCACTTTCTGTTATCATGCCATAAGCATCTTGTTCATGACGACGATCTACAATTAACGCTCGCCAGTCTCTAGCTTTCATTAAATCAACTGCTTCTTTGACTGTAGCCGAACCGCGAATCATCGCTACATCTTTTGTCATTACATCTGCTGCTGTTAACATAACTAACCTCTTAAAAAAATAGGGGACTGGGGACTGGGGACTGGAGATAATAATTAATTAGCAATTACCCAAATTTAATCATTTCTCTGCCTTCCATTAGTGGTTTTTCTCCTTTTAATAATGGTTCAATTGCAGCACGAATACGGGGTGCTGAAGGTGGACAACCGGGTAGATAGATATCAACTGGTACTACATAATGAACAGGTATTACTTTATCAAGTAATGGAGGAACTATACCCGGTGAATGGGGAA
This sequence is a window from Anabaena sphaerica FACHB-251. Protein-coding genes within it:
- a CDS encoding potassium channel protein, yielding MYSTLEQKYKRIQQELMAGALALVIVFLIGTFWYWLVEGWSWEDAAYMTVITLATVGYGETNPLGSRGRLFTIALILMGVVNIGYIVNRFTEAIIEGYFQEGIRLRQQRRLMESLSGHYIICGFSRTGRQIAKEFRAEAVSFVVIDAEFESVQKAESQGYTAYQGDATLDETLLKVGIERAICIVAALPSDAENLYTVLSAKTLNSNIRAIARASTEEALQKLQRGGADAVISPYITGGKRMAAAALRPQVLDFVDGMLSGTDRQLYMEEFLLEPALCPFVGQSLQKAKLRSQTGALVLAIRRCDGNLIGGPTGDTVLMSGDTLICMGTAEQLRSLNQILGPINSQQLRRPKQS
- a CDS encoding methylmalonic aciduria and homocystinuria type D protein, with the protein product MVNYSSVCTSQQGYPINLVGKTGQAVQISIHNPSQYICANCEQILPDWKQQQFLWVVVVLQQSKYPLVEMTAEIEGEKERLREKFMRFGCDVAFNLRDRGYITDLIDPRTGYPLLSHPGPVPHDDTAVAKALLDYPVIKNKCCVLVHPEWGTAVYPSVLLSAAPPEMISLVTKAIAPLHGWMEIGV
- a CDS encoding glycogen debranching protein, giving the protein MTIWVNEQIDPSGMIHACIACCDETQAQDCHESFEKGLTDQQKTDGWVAQLRTVDSWDEVPVNALKLN
- a CDS encoding ExbD/TolR family protein, with amino-acid sequence MRLPDEPDIPAQINIVPMIDVIFAILTFFIMSTLFLTRSEGLPVNLPKAATTKSQAATKPITVTVDQTGNISLNREAVTLNALPEQIQKLKGNNAEVMVIINADMNASHGQVVGVMDRLRQVQGAKLAIAAQKPGVAD
- a CDS encoding dihydrofolate reductase family protein, with amino-acid sequence MRKICLFIASSLDGYIATKSGDIDWLFTDQDYGYSEFFNKIDTLIMGNKTYQQILGFGEYPYPGKEAFVFSSTQHGEKDDHVTFVGEDLKNFISKLCQSSGGDIWLVGGSQVINYFLENKFLDEIIIAIHPILLGEGIPLFSGNNSKITQRLDLIDVKTYSSGLVQVYYLFC
- a CDS encoding Ni/Fe hydrogenase subunit alpha; translation: MKKIIIDPVTRIEGHAKISIYLDDDGQVNDARFHVTEFRGFEKFCVGRPFPEMPGITARICGICPVSHLLASAKTGDRILAVTIPKTATKLRRLMNLGQIVQSHALSFFHLSAPDLLLGMDSEPSKRNVFGLIASDPELARGGIRLRQFGQEIIELLGGKKVHPSWAVPGGVSDPLTEENRTHIQKRIPEARTTVINAIDLFKSLLKNYEKEAQTFGNFPSLFMGLVTSEGLWETYDGNIRFVDSAGNIVADKLDAANYEEFLGEAVQADSYLKSPYYRPLGYPDTSDHCRLDSGMYRVGPLARLNICSQIGTPLADKELKEFRSYGTGTVKSSFFYHYARLIEILACIEHIEILLDDPDILSIRLRAEAGINQLEAVGVSEAPRGTLFHHYRVDENGLMLKVNLIIATGQNNLAMNRTVAQIARHFVQGSEIKEGMLNRVEAGIRAFDPCLSCSTHAVGQMPLLIELVAKDGTVVNQICRD
- a CDS encoding CP12 domain-containing protein, giving the protein MLTAADVMTKDVAMIRGSATVKEAVDLMKARDWRALIVDRRHEQDAYGMITESDIVYKVIAYSKDPNKVRVYEIMTKPCVVVNPELGLEYVARLFADHNLRRAPVISGELLGIISLTDILARSSSLEKPRSILLEQELQDEIRKARLVCADKGINSPECAAAWDVVEEIQAEIAHQRAEKPLKSAFEEYCDEYPEADEARLYDV